The following DNA comes from Miscanthus floridulus cultivar M001 chromosome 5, ASM1932011v1, whole genome shotgun sequence.
gggtctcgagcgaggcggagaatcggtacctcgtctgaggccttacaggcggggcctcgagcgagtcagagaatcggtacctcatttgAGGCCtggcgggcggggcctcgggcaagtcggagaattggtacctcgtccaaggcctaGCGGGCGGGGCCTCGGACAAGTCGaagaatcgatacctcgtccgaggcctggctggcggggcctcgggcgagtcgaagaattggtacctcgtccgggGCCTcatggtttcattttgggccgagcccgccTCGGGTGAGGTGGGATATTGTTCaaggtgggccgggtggtccagccgagcctcggatgaggtgggggtttgccggtggttgtctcttagctttgatttttttcagggtctaagcgattttttcggttcttgcttaggagacccctttttatggtacccgacacccggtgaccctccgaggtggttcgacgccgcccccgattgatgctgcacaaaatagaagagattgcacgtgagcgacaagagaagagataaatatccgccactaccaccaccaccaccacatcatcgccatcaccaacacttcgccaccaacacttcaccaccaccaccaccacaccaccacatcaccaccaccacccaccaccaccaccatgagcaccacaacaccgtgaccaccaccaccaccatgaccaccacaccaccaccaccactaggtttctctaggtttcactaggtttctctaagttttagcatagaaagtaaaacttcgtaCTTATACTCACCGGGGTAGAATCAGGACATTGTGGAGGTGGATTTGGAGCAAGCAGCGGCTGTGGgatcgcccaaccttgttgctggccaatttgctgcatgaacttgatcatctcggccatctgCCGCTGATCTTGCTCCCACTGGGCCTCCAAAGCCTATAGCCTCTGTCGCTCAGCCTCTCACTCGATCTGTAGTTCCTGCACCTGGGCCTGCtgcatttgaccccaatgtttcaataatgcataggtaaggtGTGTAAAAGTtaaagaacgacgaatgaaacaGGAATGCTTACCTGGAGTGCTGATACTGCGgtcggccgttggcgtatgggcacgcttgagctcgtgctcgctgctcggagcTAGTGGAGCGGAGGAGTAGAGGCCATGTCAAGgacgccgtcgccaatccagaactgcccatgcttcttgccttgtcccaccctcatcacgagctgaGGATCGAGGCGCTCCTTGATTCTCGGATCGTAGCCCGGCCCATGGACTAACCTTGCCGCCTCCGTGTACGAAGAGAGGCGGGTatggacgctggagttggtgtacgcctcaagCGGGGCATCTAGGTCATACTCGAtgtcggccgtcgccttgcctatgtgagccagagcatatgccttgagttgaccaactagctagccaccgtgtgcatccgactatgagaaagacaacaacatgtgatttgaaatgatgcagaattgagcacggctagattagagcaatggcggagacttacatatgcctttgcatatttgctgaGGCTGCGACTGctctgatggtgaggtacacctggcatctgcAAACGCCTATCGTGGGCCTCCTCGTGCTTCTTCTGCTAGTCCTCGTCCAACcaggtgtccacaatatattcccagcaatcggggtgggtggcgcaccagcttggaatcgcctacaggacatcaagtagacgacatatcagaagatcaaattaggcatacttaatctcaaaagaaatgaatattcatgttttgtatttacctgtatgtactgcttccttgtcagcgtcatccgtctttcctcctctttgttgacacgcttgagtaggaacttggcgttgtagtctatgtgggcctggaggcgggactcgtagtgcaagtccgtgacacgccttttacaggaagcgtaagccacctgatacgcacTTTCCTCCTGTCCCTCCTGGATTATGAAGAAATCttgcataaagacacgaggtatccattattttatttcaagaatgccTAATGAATACGAGGAATTGAGGAATAtagtgcaagaaagacttacccacaactTCTTAATCACCCGATCTGCCTTGTTTCTGCAGCGGATGCCATTATGATCTAGAGCATCCTGCACGAGGGCATAGTGGTCGAACATCCAGGCCAGCTCCCAATCTTGATCTTCTTTcctaaccaggccagggaagtgttccttgcACAGAAGTCCCAGGATGCCATTCACATTGCGTGCCGAGGCCGCCTGGTCCACaagcacccagttcctgcacaagtggtccacaatagttattagttgttattatgatttttcaacatatcaaatgaagaacatatgaagttacttacttatcgccctcgggtgcaatcagtgggcgcctctcaacaggtatcggtcgcttcgggagctttgcgggacctcgctggtagggcttcgacgtaccagaggaagtggaaccccctaccgtcgccgcctcctcgtcctccgttGCTGGaaccgcctcctcgtcctccgtccGTGGACCCCCATCCCCGTCCACCGTGTGCTGAAGGtcgtacgtcacaacttgctcggaaacttctaaattttttaccacagcgacatttcacgaatgtccctgcacacAGCCTCAAAATACACTAAAAAACGTGAATACCATTTTTTTGAATCGCTGAATTCCAATAATTTATGCACCTAcggttcaaatttactttttcgagaaaaattcaggtaaacataaaaaatttaaaaaatataccaaaaagtcatagaaaagttccaaattggaacatgtgcttcaaggtactgtataaatgccacagaaaaaaatttgaaaaaaaataaaaaaaataaaaatactttgccaaatgtcggaattggcactcggcaaaggaacctctttgccgagtgccaggcttgcagcactcggcaaagacatcacatttgccgagtgctaacggccagcactcggcaaaggatgacggaggggccaccggcgtcgtctgaggtattttgccgagtgtccctctttaccgagtgtttggcactcggcaaagacgacctttgccgagtgccggctttgccgagtgcggcactcggcaaactgcatctttgccgagtgcccgtgtttcaacactcggcaaagcgccgagcactcggcaaagagcacgtCTTCCGTAGTGCTTGTACACAACTTTAGGATTTCTTGGTTCTAAATGAATCAATATCCTTTAAGGCCAGGGCCTGGGCAGATCATCAGATGCTTTCAAACCTTCCCCTGCCTCTCAGGTTGCCCTTTTTACATGCTACATACACAGAATCACCAAAACAGCGTCTGAGATTCAGTCTTGTTGTCAAGGGTATACTTGCTCCTGAGGAGTATCGAACAAAATACTTCACATTTCTGAAGTGTACAGATTACAGAAAGGAAAAGCATGCTGTCGAACCTCGATGATCGTACACAGGTACTGTCGGCGTCGCCCTGTTCAAAACGGTTTCAGCCAAACCTGACTAGTAGCTAGATGACCGTGACAGCAGTAGAAGAATTGCAGAACTCGCATGGGCCGTGAATGAACCAGAACGATGCTGTAGAAACTTCCACGTAGCCAGTGTATCGGTCATATGCCCGCACCCCCCGCACAGCCTGCAAATAGCAAACGGCAAGAGCAACTAGTCAGCGATGGATAGGGGGCATAGGGCCCTCTTCCCATGGAGGCATAGGGCAGCTGGACAGGGCGCACCCGCACCCAGTCCTGTTATTCAGTCCCGGCCGGCCGCCGATGCTGGCCAGAGAGACAGGGGACCGCACGCACGCACGTGGCCGTCGCAAAAATACCGCAGGTCGTAGCAGGCAGCTCTCCACAACCACAAGCCACAGGTCAACGGAacgatatatatttttttttgacaAGGACGGAACGATATGTTGAGCCATGCCCGTGACCGTGAGGCCGTGACCTCTGGTCGTCGATTCGAACCGCGCCGTGGCCGAGAACGGCAGGTGTTTCCATGTTGGTGGCCGCTGCAACAGCTGACAGGGTCGGCCGGCCGGATGGAATGGAACCTGCCTAGAAGATCCTCCTGGTGTTCCAGCTGGGCAGGCAGGTGCCGGGCAGGCACCAGCTCCGGTCCCTGGATAGCATCCACGTGGACTCTCCATTCCTCTCTACGCCGGGCACGTCAACCAGCTACGTATTTAGCCAAGTGGGACGTGCGTGGAAGGTCACTTTTTAGGGGCCCTTTGGATTGAAGGATTGCTGAAGGAAATTTGTAGGATTTAGTTTCCTTTGGATTTTTTTCTATAACCTTTTGTTTTAACAATGGAAGTACTAGAAGAGTAAAGCACTATGCAGGAGTGGAGTAGGAGAGCGGCATCCACTCTATCTTGGCACATGTTTAGTTTAGAACGAAGTAGAGGATAAGATGATCATGTCTATGATTTTGAGATGGGATCTAATTTATATTTGGTTAGGCATATGGTCGGTCCTAGTTTTTTATGTCATTCTATGTTCTTCTTTCTTCTCAGTCATTCTATGTTCTTCTTCCTTCTCATATAACCCAGAGATTGATGTGGGGAAAAAAAATTAGGCGCTAGCACCAGAGGAGGTTGGCCTATAGGGGCTTCCCCCTAAGGCCGGATTTGCTCTAACCGAACGCAGCCTAAGGAGGGTCCATGGTattggaggagcttgtcccactGGACATCTCGCTCAGCCCCATCCATCTTCGAGCATTCCTGAACCTCCTTGTGTCACCACTCTCCTATGTGTCGCCGCTTCCTGAACCTCCTCATGCCCCGCATTATTGCTGCTGGGGCCTCCTCACGCCGCCAAGTGACACGGTGCCTCTTCCTAAACCATCATGCTCAGCTGATCGTTCCGCTTGCGCTCGTGCCCCTGGCCATGTAGAGATGACGCGAGACAATGTTCGCAAGGGATGGCTTATAAGCTTTCCGATTTGAGGGATTGAGTAGCCCAAATATCAAGCAAATATGCCTTCGGTAGGATGACTCAATCATCTACGTCCCTCAATCAAGCACCGAAAGAAGTCCACCCCTTCGTGTCTCAGGATCAAACATCCtcataaccaaacacaacctaAAATCAGGAAATAATGTTTCCATCGTCTCTAGTGAGCCGGTGTGACAGATGATTACATGTAGTTCCTTCAATGTCCAAAAAAATCAGTCTAACCTTCTACACTGTGCTatagagcttccgcgagagagttatctttataTTTTCACTATATTTATGTAAAGACTATGTAATATTattaaacacttgtgatgatactttctataatttgtcagcttatgtgtatGATTGATCTCTGGACACATATAAAATTATGCATCCTATTTTATTCTTAATTTTCTGATGGCGACGTAACGTTCTACACCTATACAGTACAGACTACATACAGACTCCTTCCCCAAGTCCCGCCTTTTTGCAGCAGCCGCCACCATACCGGCACATAGAGCCAGGGACACCTTTAAAATAAGAGAAAAATTAAGGAAATGAAAATTTTAGAGGATTGGAATTTTATAATAGAATTTTCTACGTTGCCTCTATAGAACACGGGATTAATATGTTCCGACATGTTCCATatgatttttttaaataaaattatAATTCTATCCAGAGATAAAGTTGGTACAAAATTTACAAATTTATACGACTCTTGTATACCATCAAatgaaaaataattcatgcaGTTTCTTTGTTTACTAGTAAGATTCAAGATGCTTGCGCATTCTACTTTTACCTTTTCTATTTATGTATTTTTAAAAAAGAAATCCCGCATTAAATGGGCCCATCCTCCCTTTCACCCGCTACGCACGCACGTTGCGTACGGCTCCCCCAAATTGGCAGACAGCGACCGCGAGCGCGAGCGCGACGGCAACAAATCAACAATTCGGAACGGGGCGGCTGTTGGCTCCACGCCTCCACCCCGCCCGCGCCGAAGtttctcccccgcgcccaggaaGGCCGGTGCGAAGCCCACACCCGCGCGCCATGTCGCCGTCGCTGATCGCCCTTCGCTCGTGCTATAAAAACGAGCGCTTCGGCGCGCATCTCACTACAGTTACTTGCAGCTGGCCCCGGTCGGCGGCCCATGCTCATGGCGCGATCGTCCCGCAGCTCATTCGCCGCCGCCGACGTCCTCCTCCCAGCAGCCATGGCGTACCGCCAGCCGTGCAGCGGCGGCTCTGCTACCTCCAGCTACTTCGGCTCTCGGCCCGCGGCCCCTTTCCCGTTCGGTACGGCGGCGCAGCTGGACGTCTTCGAGTGCCTGTCGGACGAAGGCGGCGCCGTCCCGGCACCGGCAGCTGTACCTGGTGCGTTCGcgacgctgccgccgccgccgccgcttatgCCGGCCGAGGGCGTCGTCCCGGACGCGGCTGCAGGCTACAGCAGTCATGCTAGGTGAGTTTCATATATGTCCAGATCCAGACTCCAGCAGAGACGTGGTGCACTTTTGTTTGCAAAAAATACTTCTGGTGCCTTTCTCGTGAGCCACCACGTGCACGTTTGTTTCATCAACTGGTTCGTGAACCTGGACGACTTGTATTTCCAGGAGTGCGGCTGCGGCGGGTGAGGGGCCGCCGAGGAGGACGGACAGAATTGCGTTCCGGGTGAGGTCGGACGACGACGAGGTACTCGACGACGGCTACAAATGGAGGAAGTACGGCAAGAAGTCCGTCAAGAACAGCCCTAATCCGCGGTAAATATATACAATATTTCGTAGTTTGCATGGGGGGCAATGTGCTACTAACACTGATAGTTTAATTTGCAAGTCATTATTTGAGAACCCAAAAGTGAGAGATTAATGATCATGA
Coding sequences within:
- the LOC136452805 gene encoding uncharacterized protein; protein product: MLMARSSRSSFAAADVLLPAAMAYRQPCSGGSATSSYFGSRPAAPFPFGTAAQLDVFECLSDEGGAVPAPAAVPGAFATLPPPPPLMPAEGVVPDAAAGYSSHARSAAAAGEGPPRRTDRIAFRVRSDDDEVLDDGYKWRKYGKKSVKNSPNPRNYYRCSTEGCNVKKRVERDKDDPRYVVTMYEGMHNHVSPGTIYYATQDAASGRFFVAGMHQPGH